Proteins from one Romboutsia sp. CE17 genomic window:
- a CDS encoding sensor histidine kinase, translating to MDIIRRPNQMLYRNLLREKEKLEEASKELKDYKNRYEEVLMHLPDGVIVYEDGIIVFANEKINEFFNLYDSSHILGKTLDDIVDIKEKEIIKDIFNTEKPIIHSNLKYKFNGIDFYGEQTTIIKKKKNKILCISIIKNMEDKIKFTKIKEELEYNKTMEEIKNQVLSNISHDFKTPINVIYSTAQVQDLNIKNKNYDNLIEFNRMIKQNCNRLIRLTNNFIDSIKLENDIPHVNLKYVNIVSLVEDITTSVLNYAKDKNINLIFDTEEEEIYSSTDVEFMEKIMLNLLSNAIKYNKENGSIEVKIEETKQLIIIVIKDTGVGIPKHQLKTIFERFERAERNTIKTKEGSGIGLSIVKQMVEALNGAIDISSVENKGTMVKLIFQKDDKAKTEEYEDDIELLDKNQLDEKTRLELSDI from the coding sequence ATGGATATAATTAGACGACCAAATCAAATGCTTTATAGGAACTTATTAAGAGAAAAAGAAAAGTTAGAAGAAGCCAGTAAAGAGTTAAAGGACTATAAAAATCGATATGAAGAGGTATTAATGCATCTTCCAGATGGGGTTATTGTATATGAGGATGGGATTATAGTATTTGCAAATGAAAAAATTAATGAATTTTTCAATTTATATGATAGTAGCCATATATTAGGTAAAACTCTTGATGATATTGTTGATATCAAAGAGAAAGAAATCATAAAAGATATTTTTAACACAGAAAAACCTATAATTCATTCTAATTTAAAGTATAAATTTAATGGTATAGATTTTTATGGAGAACAAACTACAATAATTAAAAAGAAAAAAAATAAAATACTTTGTATATCAATTATTAAAAATATGGAAGATAAGATAAAGTTTACAAAGATAAAAGAAGAATTAGAATATAATAAAACAATGGAGGAAATAAAAAATCAAGTATTATCAAATATATCACATGATTTTAAAACTCCAATAAATGTAATTTATTCTACAGCTCAGGTGCAAGATTTAAATATAAAAAATAAAAATTATGATAATCTAATTGAGTTTAATAGAATGATAAAACAAAATTGTAATAGGCTCATAAGACTTACTAATAACTTTATTGATTCTATAAAGTTAGAAAATGATATTCCTCATGTAAACCTAAAATATGTAAATATAGTAAGTTTAGTAGAGGACATAACTACATCAGTTTTAAACTATGCAAAAGATAAAAATATAAATTTAATTTTTGATACAGAAGAAGAAGAAATATATTCTTCAACAGATGTAGAGTTTATGGAAAAAATAATGCTCAATTTACTTTCAAATGCAATTAAATATAATAAAGAAAATGGAAGTATAGAAGTAAAAATAGAAGAAACAAAGCAGCTTATTATAATTGTTATAAAGGATACTGGTGTGGGAATTCCAAAACATCAATTGAAAACTATATTTGAAAGGTTTGAAAGAGCTGAGAGAAATACTATTAAGACAAAAGAAGGAAGTGGAATTGGCCTTAGTATAGTAAAACAAATGGTGGAAGCTTTAAATGGAGCAATAGATATAAGTAGTGTAGAGAATAAGGGAACTATGGTGAAATTAATTTTTCAAAAAGATGA
- a CDS encoding IS1595 family transposase, translating into MSKIDIKAMIKDLKKNELTELISVAQEVLSTLFNSSEIRDNVKESRFSKGYECPKCQCKDVNKNGKSNGRQRYICKRCRTSFDEFTMSPFSNTKLGLDKWLKYCELMILGLSIRKCAEEVGVGVKTSFYMRHRILDVINLSLKNDKVEGIVEVDECFIKESFKGNHSKSTTFVMPRNPRKRGKGKNDKKKRGISKEQICIETAIDRKGNILMSAVCNGRITTNQIVNFFDNKICEETTFCVDSHKSYIGIKDKLNIELKQVPRGKSMIDSVYHLQHINALHSSFKRWLMPFNGVSTKYINNYLAWFKFLQLSKKNKKGDRIKDMLVNVATKDTYVTRETIRNRFIELT; encoded by the coding sequence ATGTCAAAAATAGATATAAAAGCTATGATAAAAGATTTAAAAAAGAATGAACTTACAGAGTTAATTTCAGTAGCACAAGAAGTATTAAGTACTTTATTTAATTCTTCTGAAATTAGAGATAATGTTAAAGAAAGTAGATTTTCCAAGGGATACGAATGTCCAAAATGTCAATGTAAAGATGTAAATAAAAATGGGAAATCTAACGGAAGACAAAGATATATTTGTAAACGTTGTCGCACAAGTTTTGATGAGTTTACTATGTCTCCATTCTCTAATACAAAATTAGGCTTAGATAAATGGTTAAAATACTGTGAATTAATGATATTAGGACTTTCTATAAGAAAATGTGCTGAAGAAGTCGGAGTAGGTGTTAAAACGTCTTTTTACATGCGTCATAGGATACTTGATGTAATCAATCTATCATTAAAAAATGATAAGGTTGAAGGTATAGTTGAAGTAGATGAATGCTTTATTAAAGAGTCTTTTAAAGGCAATCATTCTAAAAGTACTACATTTGTAATGCCTAGAAACCCTAGAAAAAGAGGTAAAGGTAAAAATGATAAGAAGAAAAGAGGAATATCAAAAGAGCAGATTTGTATAGAGACAGCAATTGATAGAAAAGGAAATATCCTTATGAGTGCTGTTTGTAACGGTAGAATTACAACAAATCAAATAGTTAACTTCTTTGACAATAAAATATGTGAAGAGACTACTTTTTGCGTAGATTCACATAAATCATATATAGGAATAAAGGACAAGTTGAACATAGAATTAAAGCAAGTTCCTAGAGGAAAATCAATGATAGATAGTGTTTATCATTTACAGCATATAAATGCTCTTCACAGTAGTTTTAAGAGATGGTTAATGCCTTTTAATGGTGTATCCACAAAATATATCAACAATTATTTGGCTTGGTTTAAATTTCTCCAACTAAGTAAGAAGAATAAAAAGGGTGACCGAATTAAAGATATGCTAGTGAATGTAGCTACTAAGGATACATATGTAACTAGAGAAACTATTAGAAATAGATTCATTGAGTTAACCTAA